A stretch of the Porifericola rhodea genome encodes the following:
- a CDS encoding aldo/keto reductase: MKFIDIEESKIPALGFGTYNIRGKDCIEGVKDAISLGYRHIDTAQMYENEDEVGKGIQESEVSRTSLFLTTKVWYTNLKSKALQEAAHKSLRRLQTDYIDLLLIHWPNDNVPLEESLEAMSKLKEEGKVKHIGVSNFTPALIDEAIKLAPIICNQVEYHPYLDQSTLMQKMAQHKLFLTAYCPIAKGKVLEDEVLQEIGKKYNKTAPQIALRWHMQQTDVAAIPRSSKRERRKENLHVFDFELTSEEMQQISEKRGDNRMINPDWAPDWTC; the protein is encoded by the coding sequence ATGAAATTTATAGATATTGAAGAAAGCAAAATTCCAGCCTTAGGTTTTGGAACTTATAACATAAGAGGCAAAGATTGTATAGAAGGAGTGAAAGACGCTATCAGCCTGGGCTACCGCCATATTGATACCGCACAAATGTACGAGAATGAAGATGAGGTGGGCAAAGGCATACAGGAGTCAGAAGTGAGCCGCACCTCCCTTTTTTTAACCACCAAGGTATGGTACACCAATTTAAAAAGTAAAGCACTACAGGAAGCCGCTCACAAGAGCCTCCGCCGTTTACAAACTGACTATATAGACTTGTTGCTCATCCATTGGCCTAATGATAATGTTCCTCTTGAGGAGTCGCTGGAAGCTATGAGTAAACTCAAAGAAGAAGGCAAAGTGAAGCACATTGGAGTTAGTAATTTTACTCCAGCTCTAATAGATGAAGCCATAAAGCTGGCACCTATTATTTGTAATCAGGTAGAATACCATCCTTATCTAGACCAGAGTACACTGATGCAGAAGATGGCCCAGCATAAATTATTTCTAACAGCTTACTGCCCTATTGCTAAAGGGAAAGTTCTAGAGGACGAGGTTTTACAGGAGATAGGCAAAAAATACAATAAAACTGCGCCCCAGATAGCGCTTCGCTGGCATATGCAGCAAACCGATGTAGCTGCGATACCTCGCTCAAGCAAAAGAGAAAGACGTAAAGAAAACCTACACGTTTTTGATTTTGAGCTAACTTCTGAAGAAATGCAACAGATCTCTGAAAAGAGGGGTGACAATCGTATGATCAACCCGGACTGGGCTCCTGACTGGACTTGCTAA
- a CDS encoding NAD(P)-dependent oxidoreductase encodes MLKLDKKTTIGWIGTGVMGASMLSLLQKEGYPTLVYNRTRSKAQPLLDAGAQWADTPAELAAQADIIFTIVGFPADVREVYLGEDGVLFKVKEGSIVVDMTTTEPSLAEEIYVAAKEKDVYAIDAPVSGGDVGARNGTLSIMIGGDQAAVDTVMPLFQIMGKNIVYQGSAGKGQHTKMCNQITIAGTMIGVCESLLYGYKAGLDLPTMLKSISGGAAACWTLDNLAPRIVDRNFDPGFYVEHFIKDMGIALEEASRMGLALPGLALVKQMYEAVKAQGHGKLGTQALILGLEALSNYRAV; translated from the coding sequence ATGCTCAAACTAGATAAGAAAACTACAATAGGATGGATAGGGACCGGTGTAATGGGGGCTTCTATGCTCTCATTATTACAAAAAGAAGGATATCCCACTTTAGTTTACAATCGTACCCGGTCCAAAGCCCAGCCTCTATTAGATGCCGGTGCTCAATGGGCTGATACCCCTGCGGAACTTGCCGCCCAGGCGGATATTATTTTTACAATTGTTGGTTTTCCTGCCGATGTGAGGGAAGTATACCTGGGAGAAGATGGGGTGCTTTTTAAAGTGAAGGAAGGTAGCATAGTAGTAGACATGACAACTACCGAACCCAGCTTGGCCGAAGAAATTTATGTGGCCGCAAAAGAGAAAGATGTTTACGCTATAGATGCCCCGGTCTCGGGAGGAGATGTGGGGGCCAGAAACGGTACCCTTTCTATTATGATAGGTGGCGATCAGGCAGCGGTAGATACCGTAATGCCTCTTTTTCAGATTATGGGTAAAAATATAGTATATCAGGGCAGTGCTGGAAAAGGACAGCATACCAAAATGTGCAATCAGATTACCATTGCAGGCACTATGATTGGAGTTTGTGAAAGCCTGCTCTATGGCTACAAAGCTGGTTTAGATTTACCAACCATGCTCAAATCTATAAGTGGGGGAGCGGCCGCCTGCTGGACGCTGGATAACCTGGCGCCACGAATTGTAGACCGAAATTTTGATCCCGGCTTTTATGTAGAACATTTTATCAAAGATATGGGCATAGCGCTAGAAGAAGCAAGCCGTATGGGACTCGCCTTACCCGGTCTGGCTCTGGTAAAGCAGATGTATGAAGCCGTAAAGGCTCAGGGGCATGGAAAACTAGGCACTCAGGCGTTAATTTTGGGGCTTGAGGCTCTATCAAACTACAGAGCTGTCTAA
- a CDS encoding sugar phosphate isomerase/epimerase family protein — MDIQFFCPRWGSADLPYEAFFENVKSAGYDGVEMDLPLDEVQRDEIVELMKQYNLLLIGQHWECTMSPTATYEADYEKYLRNLAAVKPLFINSQSGKDFFTQEHNESIIRLADRISDETGVAIVHETHRGKFSFALNLMESYLQNLPNLRLCADFSHWCVVSESLLESAEQEAMLEAVYDRVDHVHARVGFSQAPQVSEPKAPEFKEALDRHLGWWDKIVEINRKKGKERLTVTPEFGPAPYMPQLPFVQEPLTNQWETNRYMMNLLKDRYL, encoded by the coding sequence ATGGATATACAATTTTTTTGCCCCCGCTGGGGGAGTGCGGACTTACCGTATGAGGCATTTTTTGAAAATGTAAAGTCTGCCGGATATGACGGGGTAGAGATGGATTTACCCCTGGATGAAGTTCAGAGGGATGAGATCGTAGAGTTAATGAAGCAGTACAATCTTTTACTGATCGGGCAGCATTGGGAGTGTACCATGTCTCCTACGGCAACCTACGAAGCAGACTACGAAAAATACCTGAGAAATCTGGCGGCGGTAAAGCCTCTCTTTATCAATTCTCAGAGTGGAAAAGATTTTTTTACACAGGAGCATAATGAGTCTATTATTCGTTTGGCTGATCGTATCTCAGACGAAACGGGTGTAGCCATTGTACACGAAACGCATAGAGGTAAATTTTCTTTTGCCCTTAACCTGATGGAGAGTTATCTGCAAAATTTGCCAAACCTTAGGCTATGTGCAGACTTCTCCCATTGGTGCGTAGTATCTGAGTCTTTACTGGAATCAGCTGAGCAGGAAGCCATGCTAGAGGCAGTATATGATCGTGTTGACCATGTACATGCCAGGGTAGGCTTTTCTCAGGCACCTCAGGTTTCTGAGCCTAAAGCACCGGAATTTAAAGAAGCTCTGGACAGACACCTAGGCTGGTGGGATAAAATTGTAGAGATAAACCGAAAGAAAGGCAAGGAAAGGTTAACCGTAACTCCTGAGTTTGGTCCGGCACCCTACATGCCTCAGTTGCCTTTTGTGCAGGAGCCCCTTACCAACCAGTGGGAAACTAATCGTTATATGATGAATCTGCTGAAAGATCGCTACCTCTAG
- a CDS encoding RNA polymerase sigma factor, with product MSDGTLQKLISGCLKGKRKSQEKLYQRYYAYGMSVCLRYTQNEDEAIEVFNDSFMKVFGKLDTYDVEKSFQSWFRRILINTAINYYHKHEKHRQHHSLNNELPLKEEDNAISQLSYQELIALIQRLSPVYRTVFNLFVIDGFSHEEIAEALQISVGASKSNLSRARANLRVMLYHQNKVACKV from the coding sequence GTGAGTGATGGTACGCTACAAAAATTAATTTCCGGCTGCCTAAAGGGCAAAAGAAAAAGTCAGGAGAAACTTTACCAAAGGTATTATGCCTACGGTATGAGCGTGTGCCTGCGTTACACTCAAAATGAAGATGAGGCGATAGAAGTGTTCAATGACAGTTTCATGAAGGTGTTTGGTAAACTGGATACTTATGATGTAGAAAAATCTTTTCAGTCGTGGTTTAGAAGAATCCTGATAAACACGGCAATCAACTACTACCATAAGCACGAAAAACATAGGCAGCACCATTCACTTAACAATGAATTGCCACTGAAAGAAGAAGATAATGCAATCAGTCAGCTCTCTTATCAGGAGCTCATAGCTTTGATACAACGGCTCTCGCCGGTATACCGAACCGTCTTCAATTTATTTGTGATAGATGGTTTTAGCCACGAAGAAATAGCAGAAGCTCTGCAAATATCTGTAGGTGCTTCAAAGTCTAACTTATCGCGGGCCAGGGCCAACTTACGGGTAATGTTGTACCACCAAAACAAAGTAGCATGCAAGGTATGA
- a CDS encoding SprB repeat-containing protein — protein MKVLHYPLFLCFSLLLLACEEDSERMDCQGDFTIRADEINPASCEAANGSIKIEPSNADGNVSYRLDKGTSQNDNTFTNLAPGTYLLEAEDAAGCTASISVTIDHTEEDLITEVITTSSACGESVGSITVNTSGGSAPYTYSLEGENFQSDNTFAELQAGTYTLNVQDANGCTTEASAHIESGISFSARIGDIISTNCAVSGCHVAGTGRVNFSVKENIIDNASGVRSRTGGRSMPPANSGRSLTDEQIQAIACWVNDGAPDN, from the coding sequence ATGAAAGTACTACACTACCCTTTGTTTCTATGTTTTAGCTTGCTATTACTGGCCTGTGAGGAAGATAGCGAGCGTATGGATTGTCAGGGAGATTTTACTATCCGCGCTGATGAAATAAATCCGGCAAGCTGCGAGGCAGCAAATGGGAGCATAAAAATAGAACCCAGCAATGCTGATGGCAATGTGAGCTATCGTCTGGATAAAGGTACTAGCCAGAATGATAATACTTTTACGAATCTTGCACCCGGTACTTATCTGCTGGAAGCGGAAGATGCCGCAGGCTGTACGGCAAGTATCAGTGTTACTATTGACCATACAGAAGAAGACTTAATAACAGAAGTTATTACCACCAGCTCTGCCTGTGGGGAGTCTGTAGGTAGCATTACAGTCAACACGAGTGGTGGAAGCGCTCCTTATACCTATAGCCTTGAGGGAGAAAATTTTCAGTCAGACAACACATTTGCTGAGCTACAAGCGGGCACCTATACGCTAAACGTTCAGGATGCTAATGGTTGTACTACAGAGGCTAGCGCGCATATAGAAAGTGGAATATCATTTAGCGCCCGCATTGGCGATATCATCAGTACTAACTGTGCCGTGAGTGGCTGCCATGTGGCGGGTACAGGCAGAGTTAACTTTAGTGTGAAAGAAAACATTATAGACAATGCATCAGGTGTCAGGAGCCGCACGGGGGGTAGGTCGATGCCACCAGCCAACTCGGGTCGCTCACTTACTGACGAACAGATACAGGCTATTGCTTGCTGGGTAAATGATGGAGCCCCTGATAATTGA
- a CDS encoding YceI family protein, which produces MTKYLIFTWLLLCGTSVVQAQKYRLSDSEVSFYSDAPLEDIEAYNAEAKSIFDAETGEIAFVVPIKKFEFKKALMQEHFNENYLESDQYPNAKFEGKLKNFNSDKTVQEVVASGKLSIHGVTRQIEVPGTVRQHPSGFEMKATFPVKVADYDIKIPKMVFYNIAEEVEVRVNFQYQPYDP; this is translated from the coding sequence ATGACAAAATATTTGATTTTTACATGGCTATTGCTCTGCGGTACCTCTGTGGTACAGGCACAAAAGTACAGGCTTTCTGATAGTGAAGTGTCTTTTTATTCTGACGCACCGCTGGAAGATATAGAAGCATACAATGCGGAAGCTAAAAGTATATTTGATGCAGAAACCGGAGAGATTGCTTTTGTTGTACCCATCAAAAAGTTTGAGTTCAAAAAAGCTTTGATGCAGGAGCATTTTAACGAAAACTACCTGGAGTCAGACCAGTACCCCAATGCAAAGTTTGAAGGGAAGCTAAAAAACTTTAACTCGGACAAAACTGTGCAGGAAGTGGTAGCCAGCGGTAAGCTGAGTATTCATGGAGTAACGCGGCAGATAGAAGTGCCAGGCACAGTCAGGCAGCATCCTTCTGGTTTTGAGATGAAAGCTACCTTTCCCGTCAAAGTAGCTGACTATGATATTAAAATTCCCAAAATGGTTTTTTACAATATTGCTGAAGAAGTAGAGGTACGTGTCAACTTTCAATACCAGCCTTATGATCCATAA
- a CDS encoding DUF5777 family beta-barrel protein, producing MIHKTIFFLTLILLCSLVVSAQSLLEELEQEPDTLSITEQATFKGTRLINGHSVETDGEGVLSFLISHRFGRLNEGAYEFFGLDDSNIRLGLEYGLTDRLNVGIGRSSFEKVIDAFIKYQLIRQQSGGKVVPLSLTVFSSMAINTLRSQLPERELNFRYRVDYTYQLLLARKFSSRLSLQLMPTWLHRNLVAKADMENDLYVLGMGGRYKLSKRVALNLEYYYRLNAEAEEDFYYNPIAIGFDIETGGHVFQLQLTNARAMIEEGFLSETSGDFFSGDIHFGFNISRVFQLK from the coding sequence ATGATCCATAAAACTATCTTTTTTCTGACATTGATACTGCTCTGTAGCTTAGTCGTCTCTGCTCAGAGCCTGCTAGAAGAACTGGAGCAAGAGCCTGATACGCTTAGCATAACGGAGCAAGCTACTTTTAAAGGTACACGCCTGATCAATGGGCACTCTGTAGAGACAGATGGCGAAGGAGTGCTTAGCTTTCTAATTTCGCATCGCTTCGGCAGGCTTAATGAAGGGGCTTATGAGTTTTTTGGTTTAGATGACTCTAACATCAGGCTGGGCTTAGAGTATGGCCTAACGGACCGACTGAATGTTGGCATAGGTAGAAGCTCTTTTGAGAAAGTAATAGATGCTTTTATTAAATACCAGCTGATCCGACAGCAGAGCGGAGGCAAAGTCGTACCTCTGAGCCTTACCGTATTTAGTAGCATGGCAATCAATACATTGCGTAGCCAGCTTCCCGAAAGAGAGCTTAACTTCAGGTATAGAGTGGATTATACTTATCAGTTATTGCTGGCCAGGAAATTTAGCTCTCGTCTTTCTTTACAGTTAATGCCAACCTGGCTACATCGTAATCTGGTTGCTAAGGCAGATATGGAGAACGACTTGTACGTATTAGGAATGGGAGGTCGCTATAAACTTAGCAAGCGGGTAGCACTCAACCTGGAATACTACTATCGCCTCAATGCAGAGGCAGAAGAAGACTTTTATTATAATCCTATTGCCATTGGATTTGATATAGAAACCGGAGGGCATGTTTTTCAACTACAGCTTACTAATGCCCGGGCTATGATAGAAGAAGGCTTTCTGAGCGAAACCAGCGGAGACTTTTTTTCTGGCGATATCCACTTCGGGTTTAATATTTCCAGAGTCTTTCAGCTAAAATAA